A genomic region of Gemmatimonadales bacterium contains the following coding sequences:
- a CDS encoding alpha/beta fold hydrolase, with the protein MATPILTKSVVPGALGDLLIDVRSTEREAPGPAVIIVHGFKGFKDWGSFPFFAERLARAGFSAVSVNLSGSGYDDNGDFAWPDRFGHNSFSAEQYDIDRVLEALDRGGLSLAPPTQVALLGHSRGGGAAILAAARLERISALVTWAAIASVRRWSPADMARWRERGQIDVLNTRTGVTSPIFLEALEDIEANAGGSLDIEAAAARVTVPWLLVHGDADPTVPIEEADRLARAAEGRSTVERFNVQGANHTFGAVHPYLGAPAALELVFDRTVRFLSRVF; encoded by the coding sequence ATGGCAACTCCGATCCTGACCAAAAGTGTGGTGCCCGGCGCCCTGGGCGACCTTCTCATCGATGTGCGCTCCACCGAACGCGAGGCGCCCGGTCCTGCTGTAATTATCGTCCATGGCTTCAAAGGCTTCAAGGACTGGGGCTCTTTTCCGTTCTTTGCCGAACGACTGGCCCGAGCCGGCTTCTCGGCCGTGTCGGTCAATCTGAGCGGCTCGGGGTACGATGACAACGGCGACTTTGCCTGGCCCGACCGATTCGGTCATAACTCGTTCTCGGCCGAACAGTACGACATCGATCGGGTGCTCGAAGCTCTCGACCGCGGCGGGTTGTCGCTGGCGCCGCCCACGCAGGTCGCGCTGCTCGGCCACTCGCGCGGCGGCGGCGCGGCCATCCTCGCGGCTGCGCGGCTCGAACGCATCAGCGCGCTGGTTACCTGGGCCGCCATTGCCAGCGTAAGGCGATGGTCGCCGGCCGACATGGCCAGGTGGCGCGAACGCGGCCAGATCGACGTGCTCAACACCCGGACCGGTGTGACGTCGCCGATCTTTCTGGAGGCGCTGGAGGATATCGAGGCCAACGCCGGCGGGTCCCTCGACATTGAGGCGGCAGCGGCCCGAGTCACGGTCCCCTGGCTCCTGGTCCACGGCGATGCTGATCCGACGGTCCCCATCGAGGAAGCGGATCGCCTGGCCCGGGCGGCCGAGGGCCGGTCGACCGTCGAGCGATTCAATGTCCAGGGGGCCAACCACACGTTCGGCGCCGTCCATCCATATCTGGGTGCGCCGGCCGCGCTCGAGCTCGTCTTTGACCGCACGGTACGCTTTCTGTCCCGGGTGTTCTAG